A segment of the Vallitalea okinawensis genome:
TAAGTGAGTTTATTATGATGTATACAAAGTTTTATGAATTCTTAATTGGAAACATAAAAGAAGCTTTGAATCTAGAAAACTTAAATATATCCTTAAATATAAACGAGGAAATTCAAAAAATAAATGAACTAGAATTACCCCATTTTATAGAACAAGCTTTATTAGAGAATAATAATTACGAAGCATATAATATTTTAGGAGTAGAGGGATTTGGTGACTATATAGCTGGGTATTTAGCTACTATAAGTATAAATATCATTTCTATGATTGTTGTTTTTATTGCAGTTTCAATTCTACTTAGGTTGATTATTAATGTATTTGACTTAATTGCTAAGTTACCTTTATTGAATTCAATTAACAAGTTAGCTGGATTAGCAGTTGGACTAGCTTTTGGCTTAATTATTGTTTGGATTGGTGATATAGTTATTACACTTTTTTATACGAGTGCATCATTCGAAGGCTTAGTCAGTACCTTAGAGGATTCGGGTATAGCTTTATGGCTATATCAGAATAATTTACTAGCGAATACATTTTTACAGCTAATAAATGTAGGTAACGCGTATATTGCTAGTTTAACATCTAATATGTTGAGGGTATGGTGATTAAAAGTTGCTGTTGGATATGACATCTCTTAGATGCGTGTTCAACAGTTCTAATTTTATTAAAATAGTATTTTTTTGATACAGTTAAAATTATGCATATATGTAATTTTAATAAGTTTTAAAAAGCCCTTGACTTTGAATAGGGGGGATGCTATAATTGATTTCGCTGTTGTGTAGAAATGCTTTAAATGACAGTGAAATGAAGCAAAAAAAGTGTTGACAAAGCTGTT
Coding sequences within it:
- a CDS encoding CvpA family protein, producing the protein MLESYFVNWLDILVVAIIGFNAIVAYNRGFIITVFRFTNLILAIILTRIIYPTVSEFIMMYTKFYEFLIGNIKEALNLENLNISLNINEEIQKINELELPHFIEQALLENNNYEAYNILGVEGFGDYIAGYLATISINIISMIVVFIAVSILLRLIINVFDLIAKLPLLNSINKLAGLAVGLAFGLIIVWIGDIVITLFYTSASFEGLVSTLEDSGIALWLYQNNLLANTFLQLINVGNAYIASLTSNMLRVW